A DNA window from Deinococcus betulae contains the following coding sequences:
- a CDS encoding M20 family metallopeptidase, giving the protein MTAIQEKVAGLREQLMAWRRHLHMHPEVGFQEHETSAYIEAELKQMPGLTVTRPTATSVLAVLKGGQPGRTVLLRADIDALPIHEENTFEFASTRPGVMHACGHDGHTAILLGVAKLLTEHPQDVPGEVRMIFQHAEEIGPGGAEELVMNTDLMSGVDVVTGLHLNSQLPAGVVAVKPGAFMAAPDMIELTIRGKGGHGAHPEETVDPIAVGAQVVTNLQHVVSRHVAAQDALVVSITRFASGTTHNVIPNTAELMGTVRTFDPALRERAPQLIERVIKGVCEAHGATYDLRYEFGYRPLINTDWVAAQLKDIALDVVGAEQFREARPTMGGEDFSAYLEKAPGAYFNVGSGSDEADSRWPHHHPRFTIDEASLEAGVRMLHAAALRLTGPDAQL; this is encoded by the coding sequence ATGACCGCAATTCAGGAGAAGGTGGCGGGGCTGCGAGAGCAGCTCATGGCGTGGCGGCGGCATCTGCACATGCACCCAGAAGTCGGCTTTCAGGAGCACGAAACGTCGGCCTACATTGAGGCCGAACTGAAGCAGATGCCGGGCCTGACGGTCACGCGGCCCACCGCCACCAGCGTCCTGGCAGTGCTGAAGGGCGGGCAGCCGGGCCGCACCGTGCTGCTGCGCGCCGACATTGACGCGCTGCCCATCCACGAGGAAAACACCTTCGAGTTCGCCTCCACGCGCCCCGGCGTCATGCACGCCTGCGGCCATGACGGACACACGGCCATCTTGCTGGGCGTTGCCAAACTGCTCACGGAGCATCCTCAGGACGTGCCCGGCGAAGTGCGCATGATTTTCCAGCATGCCGAGGAAATTGGGCCAGGCGGGGCCGAGGAACTGGTCATGAACACCGACCTGATGAGCGGCGTGGACGTGGTCACGGGCCTGCACCTGAACAGCCAGCTGCCCGCTGGTGTGGTGGCGGTCAAGCCCGGCGCCTTCATGGCGGCCCCCGACATGATTGAGCTGACCATTCGCGGGAAGGGGGGCCACGGCGCCCACCCCGAAGAAACGGTGGACCCCATCGCCGTGGGCGCGCAGGTGGTCACCAACTTGCAGCATGTGGTCAGCCGCCACGTGGCCGCGCAGGACGCGCTGGTGGTCAGCATCACGCGCTTTGCCAGTGGCACGACCCACAACGTCATTCCCAACACCGCCGAGCTGATGGGCACGGTGCGGACCTTCGACCCGGCCCTGCGCGAGCGCGCCCCACAGCTGATCGAGCGGGTGATTAAGGGCGTCTGCGAGGCCCACGGCGCCACTTACGACCTGCGCTACGAATTTGGTTACCGCCCCCTGATTAACACCGACTGGGTGGCGGCGCAGCTGAAAGACATCGCCCTGGACGTGGTGGGCGCAGAGCAGTTCCGCGAGGCCCGGCCCACGATGGGTGGCGAGGACTTCAGCGCGTACCTGGAAAAGGCGCCGGGCGCGTACTTTAACGTCGGCTCGGGCAGCGACGAGGCCGACAGCCGCTGGCCACACCACCACCCGCGCTTCACCATTGACGAGGCCAGCCTGGAAGCCGGGGTACGGATGCTCCACGCCGCCGCGCTGCGCCTGACGGGTCCAGACGCGCAGCTATAA